From the genome of Mixophyes fleayi isolate aMixFle1 chromosome 2, aMixFle1.hap1, whole genome shotgun sequence, one region includes:
- the SRPX gene encoding sushi repeat-containing protein SRPX isoform X1 produces the protein MEISIYVLWLFTLNFYLTSGYEGSGYSPLEDDEDAYARSRYRYQDTPWCAPIKVKNGHATCTSPSRSYYKTVKGTRCNIYCQKGYELSGASEVLCQPDKRWSGKYVCKQKRCPPLTMPEHGGFKCSDGAYFSSRCEYYCSPGYQLKGERIVTCLDSKSWTGRPATCVDLEPPRIQCPSVKEKIAEPNKLTARVFWDTPEGRDTADGILTDVILKGRSSGTDFPEGDHKIQYTVYDRAENKASCKFNVKVKVRRCAKLNAPENGYIKCSGAGDNYGATCDYFCMGGYELQGSPARVCQFNSEWSGTEPTCSFMNINVIMRNAAEFLDQFYEKRRLLIISTPTAGDFYYRLQVGTLQQAQCGLDLRHVTVIELFGVYPTYIGRIGRRLLPPALGLQLRLLLRIPESKFQMVVLDKHGVDKERYIIPVNNADLFVLIDMFPLRKDEMKFQAEVGHTCN, from the exons gATCGGGATATTCACCACTAGAAGATGATGAGGATGCTTATGCTCGCTCTAGATATCGCTATCAAG ACACCCCATGGTGCGCTCCAATCAAAGTAAAAAATGGCCATGCCACTTGTACCAGTCCTTCCCGTTCCTACTATAAAACTGTGAAAGGGACACGGTGCAACATCTACTGTCAAAAAGGCTATGAGCTAAGTGGTGCATCTGAAGTTCTTTGCCAGCCGGATAAACGCTGGTCTGGCAAGTATGTATGCAAGC AAAAAAGATGTCCCCCTCTCACAATGCCAGAACATGGAGGATTCAAATGCTCAGATGGTGCCTACTTTAGCTCCAGGTGTGAATATTACTGCTCACCTGGGTACCAACTGAAAGGGGAAAGAATTGTAACTTGTTTGGATAGCAAGTCCTGGACCGGGAGACCAGCAACTTGTGTGG ATTTGGAACCTCCAAGGATTCAGTGTCCAAGTGTAAAGGAAAAGATAGCAGAACCAAATAAATTGACTGCAAGAGTTTTCTGGGACACTCCCGAGGGACGGGACACAGCAGATGGGATTTTAACAGA TGTGATATTAAAAGGACGTTCATCAGGAACGGACTTCCCAGAAGGAGATCACAAAATCCAGTACACGGTGTATGACAGAGCAGAGAACAAAGCGTCATGTAAATTTAATGTGAAGGTCAAAG TCAGGCGCTGTGCTAAGCTGAACGCACCAGAGAATGGCTACATCAAGTGTTCAGGAGCTGGAGATAACTATGGTGCAACCTGTGACTATTTTTGTATGGGTGGTTACGAATTGCAAGGAAGCCCAGCCCGTGTGTGCCAGTTTAATTCAGAGTGGTCGGGGACAGAGCCAACATGTTCCT ttatgaatattaatgttataatGAGAAATGCAGCTGAATTTTTGGATCAGTTTTATGAGAAAAGGAGATTGTTAATTATATCAACGCCCACTGCAGGAGATTTTTACTACAGATTACAAGTTGGGACACTTCAG CAAGCTCAGTGTGGCTTGGACTTGCGGCATGTGACAGTAATTGAATTATTTGGTGTATATCCAACTTACATTGGAAGGATAGGACGCAGGCTGCTTCCTCCTGCTCTAGGATTACAGCTCAG ATTGCTCCTAAGAATCCCTGAAAGCAAGTTCCAGATGGTGGTTTTGGATAAACATGGTGTGGACAAAGAGCGATACATTATCCCGGTCAACAATGCAGATCTCTTCGTACTCATTGACATGTTCCCGCTTCGAAAAGATGAGATGAAATTTCAAGCTGAAGTCGGTCACACATGTAACTGA
- the SRPX gene encoding sushi repeat-containing protein SRPX isoform X2, with amino-acid sequence MEISIYVLWLFTLNFYLTSGYEDTPWCAPIKVKNGHATCTSPSRSYYKTVKGTRCNIYCQKGYELSGASEVLCQPDKRWSGKYVCKQKRCPPLTMPEHGGFKCSDGAYFSSRCEYYCSPGYQLKGERIVTCLDSKSWTGRPATCVDLEPPRIQCPSVKEKIAEPNKLTARVFWDTPEGRDTADGILTDVILKGRSSGTDFPEGDHKIQYTVYDRAENKASCKFNVKVKVRRCAKLNAPENGYIKCSGAGDNYGATCDYFCMGGYELQGSPARVCQFNSEWSGTEPTCSFMNINVIMRNAAEFLDQFYEKRRLLIISTPTAGDFYYRLQVGTLQQAQCGLDLRHVTVIELFGVYPTYIGRIGRRLLPPALGLQLRLLLRIPESKFQMVVLDKHGVDKERYIIPVNNADLFVLIDMFPLRKDEMKFQAEVGHTCN; translated from the exons ACACCCCATGGTGCGCTCCAATCAAAGTAAAAAATGGCCATGCCACTTGTACCAGTCCTTCCCGTTCCTACTATAAAACTGTGAAAGGGACACGGTGCAACATCTACTGTCAAAAAGGCTATGAGCTAAGTGGTGCATCTGAAGTTCTTTGCCAGCCGGATAAACGCTGGTCTGGCAAGTATGTATGCAAGC AAAAAAGATGTCCCCCTCTCACAATGCCAGAACATGGAGGATTCAAATGCTCAGATGGTGCCTACTTTAGCTCCAGGTGTGAATATTACTGCTCACCTGGGTACCAACTGAAAGGGGAAAGAATTGTAACTTGTTTGGATAGCAAGTCCTGGACCGGGAGACCAGCAACTTGTGTGG ATTTGGAACCTCCAAGGATTCAGTGTCCAAGTGTAAAGGAAAAGATAGCAGAACCAAATAAATTGACTGCAAGAGTTTTCTGGGACACTCCCGAGGGACGGGACACAGCAGATGGGATTTTAACAGA TGTGATATTAAAAGGACGTTCATCAGGAACGGACTTCCCAGAAGGAGATCACAAAATCCAGTACACGGTGTATGACAGAGCAGAGAACAAAGCGTCATGTAAATTTAATGTGAAGGTCAAAG TCAGGCGCTGTGCTAAGCTGAACGCACCAGAGAATGGCTACATCAAGTGTTCAGGAGCTGGAGATAACTATGGTGCAACCTGTGACTATTTTTGTATGGGTGGTTACGAATTGCAAGGAAGCCCAGCCCGTGTGTGCCAGTTTAATTCAGAGTGGTCGGGGACAGAGCCAACATGTTCCT ttatgaatattaatgttataatGAGAAATGCAGCTGAATTTTTGGATCAGTTTTATGAGAAAAGGAGATTGTTAATTATATCAACGCCCACTGCAGGAGATTTTTACTACAGATTACAAGTTGGGACACTTCAG CAAGCTCAGTGTGGCTTGGACTTGCGGCATGTGACAGTAATTGAATTATTTGGTGTATATCCAACTTACATTGGAAGGATAGGACGCAGGCTGCTTCCTCCTGCTCTAGGATTACAGCTCAG ATTGCTCCTAAGAATCCCTGAAAGCAAGTTCCAGATGGTGGTTTTGGATAAACATGGTGTGGACAAAGAGCGATACATTATCCCGGTCAACAATGCAGATCTCTTCGTACTCATTGACATGTTCCCGCTTCGAAAAGATGAGATGAAATTTCAAGCTGAAGTCGGTCACACATGTAACTGA